Proteins from one Mus caroli chromosome 3, CAROLI_EIJ_v1.1, whole genome shotgun sequence genomic window:
- the Acp6 gene encoding lysophosphatidic acid phosphatase type 6, giving the protein MRVWVPVGVLTSLAYCFHQRRVALAEQRAPNGQRPVDRKLLELKMVQVVFRHGARSPLKPLPLEEQVEWNPKLLEIPPQTRFDYTVTNLAGGPKPHSHYDSEYRKTTLRGGMFAGQLTKVGMQQMFALGEKLRKNYVEDIPFLSPVYNPQEVFIRSTNMFRNLESTRCLLAGLFQRQKGSAIIHTDEASSEVLYPNYQSCWVLKEKTRDRKKAAISQPGISEDLEKVKTGVGINNGDGVDFFVLLDNLAAEQVHSLLNCPALERFAQLIEQRAVDMALYMVEQEDRESIQMAVGPFLHILEGNLLKTVDPTTAPSKTRKMYLYATHDVTLLPMLLALGIFDQKWPPFAVDLTMELYQHQESKEWFVQLFYNGKEQVPRGCPDKLCPLDKFLNTMSVYSVSPEKYRTLCSKTRIIELGE; this is encoded by the exons ATGCGCGTGTGGGTCCCCGTGGGCGTCCTGACCTCGCTGGCTTACTGCTTCCACCAGCGCCGGGTGGCCCTGGCCGAGCAGCGGGCTCCCAATGGCCAGCGTCCGGTGGACCGCAAACTACTGGAGCTGAAAATGGTGCAGGTGGTGTTTCGACACGGGGCACGGAGTCCGCTCAAGCCTCTCCCACTGGAGGAGCAG GTGGAGTGGAACCCCAAGCTTTTAGAGATCCCACCTCAAACTCGGTTTGATTACACGGTCACCAATCTAGCCGGGGGCCCGAAACCTCATTCTCATTACGACTCTGAATACCGCAAGACCACCTTGAGG GGTGGCATGTTTGCTGGGCAGCTGACCAAGGTGGGCATGCAACAGATGTTTGCCCtgggagagaaactgaggaagaatTACGTGGAGGATATTCCCTTCCTTTCACCAGTCTACAACCCCCAAGAGGTCTT TATTCGCTCCACCAACATGTTTCGGAATCTGGAATCTACTCGGTGCTTGCTGGCTGGACTTTTCCAACGTCAGAAAG GGTCTGCCATCATCCATACCGATGAAGCAAGCTCTGAAGTCCTGTACCCCAACTATCAGAGCTGCTGGGTCCTGAAAGAGAAGACCAG GGACCGGAAGAAGGCTGCCATTTCGCAGCCAGGCATCTCAGAGGATTTGGAAAAGGTGAAGACCGGGGTGGGCATCAACAACGGTGATGGCGTGGACTTCTTTGTTCTCCTGGACAACTTGGCTGCTGAGCAG GTACACAGCCTTCTAAACTGCCCGGCCCTGGAGAGATTCGCCCAGCTGATTGAGCAGAGAGCTGTGGACATGGCCCTGTACATGGTGGAACAAGAAGACAG GGAAAGCATCCAGATGGCAGTGGGCCCATTCCTACACATCCTGGAGGGAAACCTGCTCAAAACTGTGGACCCTACCACCGCACCCAGCAAGACCAG AAAGATGTACCTCTATGCAACACATGATGTAACCCTCCTGCCCATGCTATTGGCCTTGGGGATTTTTGACCAAAAATGGCCCCCATTTGCTGTTGACCTGACCATGGAACTCTACCAGCACCAAGAATCTAAGGAGTGGTTTGTGCAACTCTTTTACAATGGGAAG gAGCAGGTACCAAGAGGCTGCCCCGACAAGCTCTGTCCACTGGACAAGTTCTTGAACACCATGTCAGTTTACTCTGTAAGCCCAGAAAAATACCGAACACTCTGCTCCAAAACACGAATAATAGAACTTGGAGAGTGA